A window from Nitrospirota bacterium encodes these proteins:
- a CDS encoding outer membrane lipoprotein carrier protein LolA, which translates to MIQGLLLIFLALFPFQAVGEPLPLDVLISKIQSAYENLKDLQASFEQETVIQDFKTPVKYTGDLFLKKRDKMKLVYRHPKKEELFINGNQLITYLPDQHQAIKGIFSKDQESKLPVRLLSGEAILGKEFNITRQEAKHSTGYELLLIPRQKDENLEKIEVKIDPSTYLIQKLRLVQTNQNSSSFSFSKAQVNPGLKDPLFTFTPPEGTEIIQAFPPLNK; encoded by the coding sequence ATGATTCAGGGACTGTTACTCATCTTTCTGGCACTTTTTCCATTTCAAGCTGTTGGCGAACCCCTTCCTCTCGACGTGTTAATCTCAAAGATTCAGAGCGCTTATGAAAACCTGAAAGATCTCCAGGCCTCCTTTGAACAGGAAACGGTGATCCAGGATTTTAAGACGCCGGTTAAATATACGGGAGACCTTTTTTTAAAAAAAAGAGATAAAATGAAACTGGTTTATCGTCATCCGAAAAAAGAGGAACTCTTTATCAACGGGAACCAGCTTATCACCTACCTGCCGGATCAACATCAGGCCATTAAGGGAATTTTTTCAAAGGACCAGGAGTCCAAACTTCCAGTTCGGCTGCTATCGGGAGAAGCCATTTTGGGTAAAGAGTTTAACATTACCCGCCAGGAAGCGAAACATTCAACCGGGTACGAGCTCCTCCTCATCCCGAGGCAAAAAGATGAAAACCTGGAAAAGATTGAAGTTAAAATCGACCCTTCCACTTACCTGATTCAAAAACTTCGTTTGGTTCAGACCAACCAAAATTCATCTTCGTTTTCCTTTTCAAAGGCTCAGGTTAATCCGGGGCTTAAAGACCCGCTGTTTACTTTTACTCCTCCGGAAGGGACAGAAATTATCCAGGCGTTTCCGCCCTTGAACAAGTAA
- a CDS encoding ATP-binding cassette domain-containing protein — translation MNMITVKHLRKEYRLKNRVVLAVKDLSFTVQAGEVFGFLGPNGAGKTSTINMLCTLLKPSGGEIFLNQFNVVEFPHAVRKSIGVVFQDPSLDEKLTAWENLDFHARLYNIPKKLKIERMAMLLKLTGLEERKNDLINTFSGGMKRRLEIARGLLHFPRVLFLDEPTLGLDPQSRAHIWGYIHELKERENLTIFLTTHYMDEAEHCGRIAIMDHGEMIALETPHDLKKKTSGDHVLFKTADAEKAKKFIEEKYQLEVTEEDGSLLFEIGMGEEFLPRFIKEAPFEITSINVRRPTLDDVFLNLTGHSIRPEDADRRTLMRARHRIKGRRLE, via the coding sequence ATGAATATGATTACGGTGAAACATTTGAGAAAAGAGTACCGGTTAAAAAACCGGGTCGTCCTCGCGGTCAAGGACCTCTCTTTCACGGTGCAAGCCGGCGAAGTGTTTGGCTTCCTGGGACCCAACGGCGCGGGGAAAACCTCAACCATCAACATGCTCTGCACTTTACTCAAACCTTCCGGCGGAGAAATTTTTTTAAACCAATTTAACGTGGTTGAATTTCCTCACGCGGTCCGGAAATCAATTGGCGTTGTTTTTCAGGACCCGAGCCTGGACGAAAAACTCACCGCCTGGGAAAACCTGGACTTTCATGCGCGGTTATACAATATCCCGAAAAAACTAAAAATAGAGCGAATGGCGATGCTGCTGAAACTCACTGGCCTTGAAGAGAGGAAAAATGATCTCATCAACACTTTTTCAGGGGGGATGAAGCGGCGTCTGGAAATTGCCCGGGGCCTCCTCCACTTCCCCAGAGTTCTTTTTTTAGACGAACCGACGCTGGGGCTGGACCCTCAAAGCCGGGCTCATATCTGGGGCTACATCCACGAGCTCAAGGAAAGGGAAAATCTGACCATTTTTTTAACAACCCATTACATGGATGAGGCGGAACATTGCGGCCGGATTGCCATTATGGATCATGGAGAGATGATCGCCCTCGAAACGCCTCACGATTTAAAGAAGAAAACCTCAGGTGACCACGTCCTTTTTAAAACCGCCGATGCAGAAAAGGCAAAGAAATTTATCGAAGAAAAATACCAGCTTGAGGTGACGGAAGAAGACGGATCCCTTTTATTTGAAATCGGAATGGGGGAAGAATTTCTTCCCCGCTTTATAAAAGAGGCCCCCTTTGAAATTACCTCTATTAATGTCCGGCGTCCAACCCTGGATGACGTTTTTTTAAATTTAACCGGCCACAGCATCCGTCCGGAAGATGCTGACCGAAGAACCCTCATGAGGGCCAGACACCGCATCAAAGGGCGGCGCTTGGAATGA
- a CDS encoding ABC transporter permease, giving the protein MNQNLNGIYIIWLRDVRKFFRDKPRMIGATVQPALYLLILGTGLSRGFGSLNTGFGKPGQDYQHFIYPGVIAMTLLFTSVFSAISIVWDREVGFLKEVMVAPISRWAVTVGKTLGGSTVSMFQGCLMLVFAPLIRLHLPWMTILELVPAMFFVSFILTSMGIAIATRMKSMQGFTLITNFIMLPMFFLSGAMFPIQNLPPWMDLLTTIDPLTYGVEILRDLMIGESFHPLFFNIKILAFFGLIMLTSGIKGFSKTE; this is encoded by the coding sequence ATGAACCAAAATTTAAACGGGATTTATATCATTTGGCTGAGAGATGTCCGGAAATTTTTCCGCGACAAGCCAAGAATGATCGGCGCCACCGTTCAACCCGCGTTATATCTGCTCATCCTGGGGACGGGTCTAAGCCGGGGTTTTGGCTCTTTGAATACAGGCTTTGGCAAACCCGGTCAGGACTACCAGCACTTTATTTATCCCGGCGTCATCGCGATGACGCTTCTCTTTACCTCAGTCTTTTCGGCCATCTCCATCGTCTGGGATCGGGAAGTCGGTTTTTTAAAAGAAGTCATGGTAGCGCCAATTTCAAGATGGGCTGTCACCGTTGGGAAAACTTTGGGGGGCAGCACAGTCTCCATGTTCCAGGGTTGTCTCATGCTTGTTTTCGCCCCCTTGATCCGGCTTCATCTTCCGTGGATGACGATTTTAGAGCTCGTTCCGGCCATGTTTTTTGTCTCATTTATCCTCACCTCCATGGGAATCGCGATTGCCACCAGGATGAAAAGCATGCAGGGCTTTACTTTAATTACCAATTTTATAATGCTTCCCATGTTCTTTTTAAGCGGGGCCATGTTTCCGATCCAAAATCTACCTCCCTGGATGGACCTCCTTACCACGATAGACCCTCTCACTTATGGCGTTGAAATCTTAAGAGACCTCATGATCGGCGAAAGCTTTCATCCGCTTTTTTTTAATATAAAAATACTGGCATTCTTTGGGCTGATCATGTTAACATCAGGTATCAAAGGTTTTTCCAAAACAGAATAA
- a CDS encoding YajQ family cyclic di-GMP-binding protein, whose translation MADQNSFDIVSKVDLQELKNAIDQAMKEIRQRFDFKDSISDITLEKEEMTITSDDAYRLKSVIDIFQSKLIKRNISLKAMVYGKLEEALGKTVRQKVTLQQGIPVEAAKEMIKEIKNSKLKVQSQIQADQVRVSAKSRDDLQSVIALLKKKDFGIDMQFTNFR comes from the coding sequence ATGGCAGATCAGAATTCATTTGATATTGTCTCCAAGGTGGACCTCCAGGAATTAAAAAATGCCATCGACCAGGCGATGAAAGAGATCCGTCAACGGTTCGATTTTAAAGACAGCATCAGTGATATCACCCTTGAAAAAGAGGAGATGACCATCACCTCCGACGATGCTTATAGACTAAAAAGCGTTATCGATATTTTCCAGTCAAAATTGATTAAACGGAATATCTCGCTAAAGGCGATGGTTTACGGAAAACTCGAAGAGGCCCTTGGAAAAACAGTGCGGCAAAAAGTTACCCTGCAACAGGGGATTCCCGTTGAGGCGGCAAAAGAGATGATCAAAGAAATTAAAAATTCCAAACTTAAAGTCCAATCCCAAATTCAGGCGGATCAAGTTCGGGTTTCAGCGAAAAGCAGGGATGATTTGCAAAGTGTTATCGCTCTCTTAAAGAAAAAGGACTTTGGAATTGATATGCAATTTACCAACTTCAGGTAA
- a CDS encoding response regulator transcription factor → MSQNILIIEDETLVSDLIITILVKEGYYPILAKTGAEALKKISQVVPDLILLDIGLPDMEGLEIPKFIRKSKKTADLPIIIITGRNTLKDRLSGFEHGADDYLAKPFEPQELVARIRAVLKRIPVKSKQPQTQTTYGEKLFMDSEKHEVWHDGKEVWLTPKEFSLLEFFIKHMGKVQSRQTILKEIWGHVSDDPTRTVDVHVRRLRAKIPILENDLITIKPMGYKLREPVLS, encoded by the coding sequence ATGTCACAAAATATTTTAATTATTGAAGATGAAACTTTAGTATCCGACCTCATTATCACGATTTTGGTGAAGGAAGGGTATTATCCGATTCTGGCAAAAACGGGGGCTGAAGCTTTAAAAAAAATCTCACAGGTCGTTCCCGATTTAATTTTACTGGATATCGGTCTCCCCGATATGGAGGGCCTTGAAATCCCAAAATTTATCCGAAAATCCAAAAAAACGGCTGATCTTCCGATTATCATTATCACAGGCAGAAATACCTTAAAAGACCGCCTTTCCGGGTTTGAACATGGCGCGGATGATTACCTTGCAAAACCCTTTGAACCCCAGGAATTGGTCGCCAGGATCCGGGCCGTCCTTAAAAGAATCCCGGTTAAATCCAAGCAGCCGCAGACCCAAACAACCTATGGAGAAAAGTTATTCATGGATTCTGAGAAACACGAGGTCTGGCATGACGGGAAAGAGGTCTGGTTGACACCCAAGGAGTTCTCCCTTCTTGAATTTTTCATTAAACACATGGGCAAAGTTCAGTCTCGTCAGACCATTTTAAAAGAAATTTGGGGACATGTTTCTGACGATCCTACCCGAACGGTAGATGTTCATGTCCGAAGGCTCCGGGCGAAAATTCCCATTCTCGAAAATGATTTGATTACGATTAAACCCATGGGTTATAAACTCAGAGAGCCCGTTTTATCCTGA
- the lepB gene encoding signal peptidase I — protein MGKNRFVKKFLEYGQSLLIAFVLSMVIKVTVVEAFVVPTGSMEPTIAIGDRFFSNKFIYHFRLPKEGEIVIFTPPSQATDNPSIPFVKRVIGIEGDSIEIKDEKVYVNNRPIDESYIKEHPRYHMALIQVPKDYLFVLGDNRNNSHDSHIWGLVPMQNVKAKAMFRFWPFNRIGFVS, from the coding sequence ATGGGAAAAAATCGTTTTGTCAAAAAGTTTCTGGAATATGGACAAAGTTTACTTATTGCTTTTGTCCTTTCTATGGTGATTAAGGTGACCGTCGTAGAAGCTTTTGTTGTCCCGACCGGGTCCATGGAACCAACCATCGCTATTGGGGACCGGTTTTTCAGCAACAAATTTATCTATCATTTCAGGTTGCCAAAAGAAGGTGAAATTGTCATTTTTACACCGCCAAGCCAGGCTACGGATAACCCGTCGATCCCTTTCGTGAAGCGTGTCATCGGGATCGAAGGAGACTCGATTGAAATTAAAGATGAAAAGGTTTACGTCAACAACAGGCCGATTGACGAAAGTTATATCAAAGAACATCCCCGCTACCACATGGCACTGATTCAGGTTCCCAAGGATTATCTGTTTGTCCTGGGAGATAACCGGAATAACAGCCACGATAGCCATATTTGGGGATTGGTTCCTATGCAAAATGTAAAAGCCAAAGCCATGTTTCGTTTTTGGCCGTTTAATCGCATCGGATTCGTCTCTTAA
- the rnhC gene encoding ribonuclease HIII produces the protein MKQKETWIGTDESGKGDYFGPLVIAGVCLNKSIGEDLAASGVKDSKKMADKKIIAMAPLIRQRALSAEVVVIGPEKYNELYQKMKNLNSLLAWGHARVIENILSKVDCHYALTDQFGDKIVVERALMSRGKQVTLEQRPRAEEDIAVAAASVLARAEFLSRLESLSRKEETLLPRGASEQVILTAKGFFKKKGIEGLGRVAKLHFKTTQAVLGK, from the coding sequence ATGAAACAAAAAGAAACCTGGATTGGAACAGACGAATCAGGAAAAGGGGATTATTTCGGTCCACTCGTCATTGCCGGGGTCTGCCTCAATAAAAGTATCGGGGAAGACCTGGCCGCTTCAGGGGTTAAAGACAGTAAAAAAATGGCAGATAAAAAAATAATAGCGATGGCCCCTCTCATTCGTCAACGCGCGCTATCGGCGGAAGTGGTGGTCATTGGACCGGAAAAGTACAACGAACTTTATCAAAAAATGAAAAATCTCAACTCACTTTTGGCCTGGGGACATGCGAGGGTTATTGAAAATATTCTTTCCAAAGTCGACTGCCATTACGCTTTAACCGATCAATTTGGAGATAAAATAGTGGTTGAAAGGGCGCTCATGTCGCGGGGAAAACAGGTGACACTCGAACAACGGCCCCGGGCCGAAGAGGACATTGCCGTTGCGGCGGCCTCTGTGCTTGCCCGAGCGGAATTCCTGTCAAGATTAGAATCCTTATCCAGAAAGGAAGAAACGCTCCTTCCTCGAGGGGCGTCTGAACAGGTGATCTTGACGGCTAAGGGCTTTTTTAAAAAAAAAGGAATTGAGGGGCTGGGACGGGTCGCAAAACTCCATTTTAAAACAACTCAGGCTGTTTTAGGAAAGTAG
- the rpoD gene encoding RNA polymerase sigma factor RpoD, protein MSKEEKLEEVKHLISLGKEKGFLTYEELNNALPADILSSEQLDNIMVMFGEMDIEVVDSAEEGRLQSVGAEAEDDVEELEEFEEEFVEVEDEKEIDLTPGVLSRTDDPVRLYLREIGSVPLLTREKEIEIAKRIEVGKKEVASIVFGMPFVLKEIFSLSEKLRQNEISILEVVTVTTEEDFEENEEVSDQDYEELKEKAIAQIGQLKPHYRSLLELYGKLRRVGESSPQRKKIKGQIKDLRLKIVDKVATINFHAKLIEKIVGEMRSLVRGIYQSDREISSSRRRLGCHHESEVVELFKKTHKDKRNLKAIEKKTGLSQSSLEELEKQYRNAKKNIKKIEEQSSVSGEELRESVHTLDLGEHRVKLAKSELVEANLRLVVSIAKKYTNRGLQFLDLIQEGNIGLMKAVDKFEYQRGYKFSTYATWWIRQAITRAIADQARTIRIPVHMIETINKLIRTSRHLVQELGREPAAEEIAEKMELPLDKVRKILKIAKEPISLETPIGEEEDSHLGDFIEDKKVVSPLDAAIRYDLQRQINNVLQTLTPREEKVLRKRFGIGESTDHTLEEVGQDFEVTRERIRQIEAKALRKLRHPSRSKRLKSFVENL, encoded by the coding sequence ATGTCTAAAGAAGAGAAATTAGAAGAAGTAAAACATTTAATTTCACTTGGAAAAGAAAAAGGGTTTCTGACCTATGAAGAGTTGAACAATGCTCTTCCGGCGGATATCCTTTCTTCCGAACAGCTTGATAATATCATGGTGATGTTTGGTGAAATGGACATCGAGGTTGTTGACTCGGCCGAAGAAGGCAGACTCCAGAGCGTGGGCGCGGAAGCAGAAGATGACGTGGAAGAGCTGGAGGAATTTGAGGAAGAATTCGTCGAAGTCGAAGATGAAAAAGAGATCGATTTAACTCCGGGAGTCTTGAGCCGAACGGATGATCCTGTCCGCCTTTATCTGAGAGAGATTGGAAGCGTTCCGCTTTTGACCCGTGAAAAAGAGATTGAAATTGCCAAGAGAATCGAGGTCGGTAAAAAAGAAGTCGCGTCCATCGTCTTTGGCATGCCTTTCGTTTTAAAAGAAATCTTTTCGCTTTCTGAAAAACTCCGGCAAAATGAAATCAGCATTTTGGAAGTCGTTACCGTGACAACCGAGGAGGATTTTGAGGAAAATGAAGAGGTCTCCGACCAGGATTATGAAGAACTTAAAGAAAAAGCCATTGCTCAAATCGGGCAGCTAAAACCACACTATAGATCCCTTCTTGAACTTTATGGAAAATTAAGGCGAGTCGGCGAGTCTTCTCCGCAGAGAAAAAAAATTAAAGGTCAAATCAAAGACCTTCGTCTCAAGATTGTCGACAAGGTCGCGACCATTAACTTTCACGCCAAGCTGATTGAAAAAATTGTCGGGGAGATGAGAAGTCTGGTTAGAGGGATCTACCAGTCCGACCGGGAAATTTCTTCTTCCAGGAGGCGTTTGGGGTGTCATCATGAAAGCGAAGTCGTTGAACTCTTTAAAAAAACGCACAAGGACAAGCGAAATTTAAAAGCGATCGAAAAGAAAACAGGTTTAAGCCAAAGTTCTCTTGAGGAACTCGAAAAACAATACCGGAATGCGAAGAAAAATATTAAAAAGATCGAAGAACAATCCTCCGTTTCAGGGGAGGAGTTACGAGAGAGCGTTCATACGCTGGATTTAGGTGAACATCGGGTCAAATTGGCCAAGAGTGAACTGGTAGAGGCCAACTTGAGACTGGTGGTCAGCATCGCCAAGAAATATACCAATCGGGGTCTTCAATTCCTGGATTTAATTCAGGAAGGGAACATCGGCTTGATGAAAGCGGTGGATAAATTCGAATATCAAAGAGGGTATAAATTCAGCACATACGCCACATGGTGGATCCGGCAGGCTATTACCCGTGCGATTGCGGACCAGGCCCGGACGATTCGAATACCGGTCCATATGATTGAAACGATTAACAAACTTATTCGCACGTCCCGACATCTTGTTCAGGAGCTCGGGAGAGAACCCGCTGCCGAAGAGATTGCCGAGAAAATGGAGCTTCCCCTTGATAAGGTTCGGAAGATCCTCAAAATAGCGAAAGAGCCGATCTCTCTGGAAACGCCGATCGGAGAAGAAGAAGACAGCCATCTTGGCGATTTTATCGAAGATAAAAAAGTCGTTTCGCCTTTGGATGCAGCCATTCGTTATGACCTTCAAAGGCAGATCAATAACGTTTTGCAAACCTTAACCCCCAGGGAGGAAAAAGTTTTACGAAAACGTTTTGGGATAGGGGAAAGCACCGATCACACGCTGGAGGAGGTCGGGCAGGACTTTGAAGTGACGCGGGAAAGGATCCGTCAAATCGAAGCCAAAGCCCTGAGAAAACTTCGGCATCCGAGTAGAAGCAAAAGACTCAAAAGTTTTGTGGAGAACCTGTGA
- a CDS encoding DNA primase, with protein sequence MKSQSISEEIIFRIQESIDIVQLISGYVSLKKSGQNFQGLCPFHSEKSPSFTVSPSKQIFHCFGCGSGGNVFKFLMLKEGMSFPDAVKELGKTAGVPVPVGRDENPSLNQELIQVNESAKDYFHQVLLKDPGAELAREYLKKRGIVYDSIRDFSLGYSLPGWNHCSQFLEKKGFTLLQMEKAGLITQNNSGGGYHDRFRGRLIFPVSNLQGKCIGFGGRVLDQALPKYLNSPETPVYQKGKVLYGLDKTKNEIDSLIIVEGYFDAIRPFQSGIKNVVATCGTALTHYHLQLIRRKVRKVYLIFDPDQAGIKAALRTIDLFLETGIKAFVVVLPGGLDPDLFVDQYGKEPFERCLEKAVPLFDFVLNASIQKNSGSEIEGKLAVIEEILPLVSRISNSVEKSYYLMKVSNQLEVSEKDLREEFKKQQNKKSLHPQKKDLPVKKAPTLPLEEEYVIRFLLAEKIAPDRIFHYVSPADFNDVRAKEIMQVLYENHSSEEKLNFRNFLEKFSGEEKLYDLMTALSVKEPDYDYPIQALEESLDRLIHKRMMRQRIELEKEIPLAEREKDHEKVSEISRHLLKIRAGLNEKVKL encoded by the coding sequence TTGAAATCGCAGTCAATTTCCGAAGAGATCATTTTCCGAATTCAGGAATCGATTGACATTGTTCAGTTGATTTCAGGGTATGTCAGTTTAAAAAAATCCGGGCAGAATTTTCAAGGTCTTTGTCCCTTTCATTCAGAGAAAAGTCCGTCCTTTACTGTGAGTCCGTCCAAGCAGATTTTCCATTGTTTTGGCTGCGGGAGCGGAGGTAATGTTTTTAAATTTCTGATGTTGAAAGAAGGGATGAGTTTTCCGGACGCGGTAAAGGAGTTGGGAAAAACGGCTGGAGTCCCTGTGCCTGTGGGACGGGACGAAAACCCCTCTTTAAATCAGGAACTGATTCAGGTCAATGAGTCGGCTAAAGATTATTTTCATCAGGTGTTGTTAAAAGATCCTGGCGCCGAGTTGGCTCGTGAATACCTTAAAAAACGTGGAATCGTTTACGATTCCATCAGGGATTTTTCACTCGGATATTCTCTGCCAGGATGGAATCATTGCAGCCAATTCTTAGAAAAAAAAGGGTTCACGTTGCTCCAAATGGAAAAAGCGGGTCTCATCACCCAAAATAATTCAGGGGGAGGGTATCATGACCGTTTCAGGGGGCGTTTGATATTCCCGGTTTCCAATCTTCAGGGGAAATGCATTGGTTTTGGAGGGCGGGTATTGGATCAGGCGCTTCCCAAGTACCTGAATTCGCCCGAAACGCCGGTTTATCAAAAAGGGAAAGTGTTGTATGGGCTGGATAAAACTAAAAATGAGATAGATTCGCTCATTATCGTCGAAGGTTATTTTGACGCGATCCGGCCCTTTCAAAGCGGAATTAAGAATGTCGTCGCCACTTGCGGCACGGCTTTAACCCATTATCACCTCCAACTGATACGGCGCAAGGTTCGGAAAGTTTACCTGATCTTTGACCCTGATCAGGCGGGTATCAAGGCGGCGTTAAGAACCATCGACCTATTCCTGGAAACCGGGATCAAAGCTTTTGTCGTTGTGCTTCCGGGAGGTCTGGACCCCGATTTATTTGTCGATCAATATGGAAAAGAACCCTTTGAACGGTGTCTTGAAAAAGCCGTTCCGCTATTTGATTTTGTATTGAACGCGTCGATTCAGAAAAACAGCGGTTCGGAGATCGAAGGAAAATTAGCGGTCATCGAAGAAATTCTTCCGCTCGTCAGCAGGATTTCCAACAGTGTGGAAAAATCCTATTACCTGATGAAAGTTTCAAATCAGCTTGAGGTATCGGAAAAGGACCTGAGGGAAGAATTTAAAAAACAACAGAATAAAAAGAGCCTTCATCCGCAGAAAAAAGATTTGCCTGTTAAAAAAGCGCCAACGCTTCCTTTGGAAGAGGAATATGTGATTCGTTTTCTTTTGGCTGAAAAAATCGCCCCGGACAGAATTTTTCATTATGTGAGCCCAGCTGATTTCAATGACGTTAGGGCTAAAGAAATCATGCAGGTTTTGTATGAGAACCATTCCTCTGAGGAGAAATTGAATTTCCGGAATTTTCTTGAGAAATTTTCCGGAGAGGAAAAGTTATATGATTTAATGACGGCTCTTTCCGTTAAAGAACCTGATTATGATTATCCCATTCAGGCTCTGGAAGAATCCCTGGACAGATTGATTCATAAAAGAATGATGCGGCAACGTATCGAGCTTGAAAAGGAAATTCCTTTGGCGGAAAGAGAGAAGGATCACGAGAAGGTTTCGGAAATTTCCAGACACCTGCTGAAAATCCGCGCCGGCTTGAATGAGAAGGTAAAACTTTAG
- a CDS encoding GatB/YqeY domain-containing protein: protein MSDLKNRLTEEMKASMKSGDALKLSVIRMVRSAIKNKEIDRGKGTELGDAEVMEVIVSAVKQRNDSIEQFSAGKRDDLVAKEKAEIEILQSFLPKPYTEEEVKALILKAISEAGATGIKDMGKVMKILIPKILGRADSAAASRMVKELLAS, encoded by the coding sequence ATGTCTGATTTGAAAAATAGATTAACCGAAGAAATGAAAGCGTCCATGAAAAGCGGGGACGCCTTAAAGCTTTCCGTGATTCGCATGGTCCGCTCCGCAATTAAAAACAAGGAAATTGACCGGGGAAAGGGAACGGAGCTGGGTGACGCTGAAGTGATGGAAGTCATCGTTTCCGCCGTCAAGCAGAGGAATGATTCGATTGAGCAGTTTTCAGCAGGTAAAAGAGATGATTTGGTTGCGAAAGAAAAAGCCGAAATCGAAATCCTGCAGTCTTTCCTCCCGAAGCCTTACACCGAAGAAGAGGTTAAAGCCTTGATTTTAAAGGCTATTTCTGAAGCAGGTGCAACGGGAATCAAAGATATGGGCAAGGTGATGAAAATCCTGATACCAAAAATTCTAGGGAGGGCGGACAGCGCCGCCGCCAGCCGGATGGTGAAAGAGCTTTTGGCCTCTTAG
- a CDS encoding 30S ribosomal protein S21: MPVVKVKENETFENAFRRFKKQCEKSGIFFEIKKREHYEKPSIKRKKKAIAARKKSIKKSQLFAR; this comes from the coding sequence ATGCCGGTTGTAAAAGTAAAGGAGAATGAGACCTTTGAAAATGCGTTCCGAAGATTTAAAAAACAGTGTGAAAAATCCGGAATTTTCTTTGAAATCAAAAAGCGGGAACACTATGAAAAGCCCAGTATCAAAAGAAAGAAAAAAGCTATTGCCGCCCGGAAAAAATCAATTAAAAAATCTCAATTATTCGCTCGGTAG
- a CDS encoding histidine triad nucleotide-binding protein, with amino-acid sequence MDKCLFCKIIKKEIPSRIVYEDEKALAFYDVNPQAPVHILIIPKVHKESLLDFQEKEDGPLIVHLYSVVQKIVKEKGLDQKGFRLVVNTGNDGGQTVNHLHFHLLAGRFMTWPPG; translated from the coding sequence ATGGATAAATGCTTGTTTTGTAAAATCATCAAAAAAGAAATTCCTTCGCGGATTGTTTATGAGGACGAGAAAGCCCTGGCTTTTTATGACGTGAATCCCCAGGCGCCGGTTCATATTTTGATCATTCCAAAAGTTCATAAGGAAAGTCTCCTTGATTTCCAGGAAAAAGAAGATGGACCGCTAATCGTTCATCTCTATTCAGTCGTTCAAAAAATCGTGAAAGAAAAAGGGTTGGATCAAAAGGGATTTCGTCTGGTGGTTAACACGGGAAACGATGGCGGACAAACCGTTAATCATCTTCATTTTCATTTGTTGGCCGGACGGTTTATGACCTGGCCTCCGGGGTGA
- a CDS encoding bifunctional phosphoribosyl-AMP cyclohydrolase/phosphoribosyl-ATP diphosphatase HisIE, whose product MNDTILKKIKFDADGLIPAVIQEYQTGQVLMVAYMNEASLGQTLETGETVFWSRSRKALWKKGETSGNIQTVKEILLDCDEDTLLIKVDQKNGACHTGHFSCFYRSWAEGELKEKEEDQSAGQNDFPDILNKISRVIAQRKQNPSPNSYVSSLFSKGQDAILKKIAEESGEVILSSKNRTMAEIIWEIADLWFHTLVLLGYHGISVDEIYRELEKREGKPGLKK is encoded by the coding sequence ATGAATGACACGATCCTAAAAAAGATAAAATTTGACGCCGATGGACTCATTCCGGCGGTGATCCAGGAATATCAGACGGGCCAGGTCTTAATGGTGGCTTATATGAATGAAGCGTCCCTGGGCCAAACCCTTGAAACAGGGGAAACCGTTTTTTGGAGCCGTTCCCGGAAGGCGCTATGGAAAAAAGGGGAAACTTCGGGAAATATCCAAACAGTCAAGGAGATTTTGCTGGATTGTGATGAAGACACTCTTTTGATTAAGGTTGATCAAAAAAACGGCGCCTGCCATACCGGCCATTTTTCCTGTTTCTATCGGAGTTGGGCCGAAGGGGAACTAAAGGAAAAGGAAGAGGATCAATCTGCCGGCCAAAATGATTTCCCGGATATTTTAAACAAAATTTCCCGGGTCATTGCTCAAAGAAAACAAAATCCGTCACCCAACTCCTATGTTTCTTCGCTATTTTCTAAGGGACAGGATGCAATTTTAAAGAAAATTGCCGAAGAATCCGGAGAAGTCATTTTGAGTTCAAAGAACCGGACGATGGCGGAAATTATATGGGAAATCGCAGATTTATGGTTTCACACCCTGGTGTTGTTGGGTTACCATGGCATTTCTGTTGATGAAATTTACCGGGAATTAGAAAAAAGAGAAGGCAAACCGGGGTTAAAAAAGTGA